Sequence from the Candidatus Hepatoplasma crinochetorum Av genome:
CTCCGTAATTTTTAGAACCAATTTCTCCTAAATCAACTTTTTTATATCGTGAAATTAATTGACCAGCATTGATTGATCCAACAAAATAAGCAATTATAGAATATAATAATAGTCCTAAAAAAACTTCCATTTTATTTAAATTTATTTTTTATATTATATATTAATAAATTGATATAGTTATATAGAGATAAAATTACAAAATGATAATTAATATGGATAATTAATATTTAAAATTGTGTAAAATTATATTTATAACGTTCAATTTTAAATTAGTAATTTTAAGAGAAAGGCAAAATAGTTTTTCGTAATGAATAAAACGATAGTAAAAGACAAAAACAAAAAGAAAAGAAATTATTGAGATTTAATTGCAATAAATAAAAAATATCGTAATTGAAAAACAATTTTATTAGCAGAATTAATAGGTACATATTTACTTACACTTTGAATAATTCTTCCTTCATCAGTTAATTTTGATAGTATGAATAATTGATGAGGTTATATTTGAAGTCTAATGATTATGAAAGCTCTTTGAGTTGCTGGATTTATAGTTTTCATTGTTTATGTTTTAAGATATATTTCAGTTAATTTAAATCCTGCAGTAACTATAGGAGAAATAGCAAAAGGAAATGATAAATTACCAATTGGAATAGCAAAAATAAATGTGCAATTTGTTGGTGGTATAATGGCTGGGTTTACTGGTTTAGGTCTTGCTATCTTAACTGATAACAATTCTTCAACATTAGATGCAATAAGTCCAATTGTAAGATGAAATGATTGAAGTAATATTGGATCTATGGGATGATATGATAATCCAATCGCATCTAAAAATTATGCTGACTTTAATGGGGGTCAGGCTGCATTTGTTGCTTCTTCTATGGTATTAGAATTTTCTTATACTTTTGCTTTACTTGCTAGTGTATTTTATTGAGAGAAAAAAGTAAGTCATAATATGAGACCAATTGTAATTGGACTTATTGTTTGACTTGTGGTTACATTGGGAGTGAGAACAAATAATATTGCTCTAAATCCAGCTAGATTAGTAGGCCCAGCAATCGCTCAAACAGTAGGAGTAAATGCAGGATTTTTAACAAATAATATAAATTACACAGATTGAATGTGAGTTTATCTAGTTAGTGAATTTGCAGCAGCAGCATTATTTGCAATGATTGAATTAAATAAATCAAAGAAACTAGAAATATAAAAAAGAAAAACAAAAAAATCTAACAGTTACTTGTTAGATTTTTCATTCTTGATTATAAAATGAGAAAATTATATTAGTATAAAGGGTTTAATTTTGTAAAGAATAATTAAGAAGGGAAAAATGAAACTAGCGAAGATTTATATTAAAAGATTTAAAAATATTGAAAATTTAGAAATAAATTTTGAGAAATATAAAAATCTTATAAGTATCATTGGCTTAAATAATATTGGCAAAACAAATATTTTGGAAGCCATTTATTTTTTTGAAACTTTAAAAATTCGAAAATTACGCAAAAATGAAGAAAAATTTCAAAATGTAAGTTTCTTTTATAAGTTAGAA
This genomic interval carries:
- a CDS encoding aquaporin — encoded protein: MNKTIVKDKNKKKRNYWDLIAINKKYRNWKTILLAELIGTYLLTLWIILPSSVNFDSMNNWWGYIWSLMIMKALWVAGFIVFIVYVLRYISVNLNPAVTIGEIAKGNDKLPIGIAKINVQFVGGIMAGFTGLGLAILTDNNSSTLDAISPIVRWNDWSNIGSMGWYDNPIASKNYADFNGGQAAFVASSMVLEFSYTFALLASVFYWEKKVSHNMRPIVIGLIVWLVVTLGVRTNNIALNPARLVGPAIAQTVGVNAGFLTNNINYTDWMWVYLVSEFAAAALFAMIELNKSKKLEI